From the Coregonus clupeaformis isolate EN_2021a unplaced genomic scaffold, ASM2061545v1 scaf1271, whole genome shotgun sequence genome, one window contains:
- the LOC121561290 gene encoding hexokinase-1-like isoform X2, producing the protein MIAAQLLAYYFTELKDDQVKKIDKYLYSMRFSDETLHDIKCRFRRELENGLGRDTNTTATVKMLPTFVRSIPDGSEKGDFLALDLGGSNFRILRVKVTQDKKQPVQMESLVYETPEDIIHGSGTQLFDHVAECLGDFMEKQKIKDKKLPVGFTFSFPCAQTKLDEAVLVTWTKKFKVSGVEGMDVVKLLNKAIKKRGDYEADIMAVVNDTTGTMMTCGFDDQRCEVGIIIGTGTNACYMEELRHIDLVEGDEGRMCINTEWGAFGDDGSLEDLRTEFDREIDRGSLNPGKQLFEKMASGMFMGELVRLILVKMAKEGLLFEGRITPELLTKGKIETKHVSAIEKSKEGLTKCKEILTRLGVEPSQEDCVAVQHVCTIVSFRSANLIAATLGGILTRLKDNKGVARLRTTVGIDGSMYKMHPQYARRLHKTVRRLVPDSDVRFLLSESGSAKGAAMVTAVAYRLADQTRQIAQTLAEFRLSKAQLLEVKKRMRTEIENGLGKKTHDSATVKMLPTYVRSTPDGTENGDFLALDLGGTNFRVLLVKIRSGKRRTVEMHNKIYAIPIEVMQGTGEELFDHIVYCISDFLDYMGMKSARLPLGFTFSFPCHQKSLDAGILVNWTKGFKCTDCEGEDVVELLREGIKRKEEFDLDVVAVVNDTVGTMMTCAYEEPNCEVGLIAGTGSNACYMEEMRNIETVEGNEGRMCVNMEWGAFGDNGCLDDIRTQYDRAVDENSLNEGKQRYEKMCSGMYLGEIVRNILIDLTKRGFLFRGKISETLKTRGIFETKFLSQIESDRLALLQVRAILQQLGLDSTCDDSIIVKEVCSTVSRRAAQICGAGMAGVVDKIRENRGLDHLDVTVGVDGTLYKLHPHFSLIFHQTVKELAPKCNVNFLLSEDGSGKGAALITAVGCRQRAQEAQQV; encoded by the exons AAAAGGGAGATTTCTTAGCTCTGGATCTGGGCGGCTCCAACTTCCGTATCCTGCGCGTGAAGGTGACACAAGACAAGAAGCAGCCGGTTCAGATGGAGAGCCTGGTCTACGAGACCCCTGAGGACATTATCCATGGGAGTGGGACGCAG CTCTTTGACCATGTCGCAGAATGCCTCGGTGACTTCATGGAGAAGCAAAAGATCAAGGATAAAAAACTCCCTGTAGGATTCACATTCTCCTTCCCATGTGCCCAAACCAAACTGGACGAG GCCGTCTTAGTGACTTGGACAAAGAAGTTCAAAGTGAGTGGTGTAGAAGGCATGGATGTCGTGAAGCTTCTGAACAAGGCCATCAAGAAACGAGGG GACTATGAAGCTGACATCATGGCAGTGGTCAATGACACAACCGGAACGATGATGACCTGTGGGTTCGACGATCAACGATGTGAAGTTGGCATCATCATAG GTACTGGTACTAATGCCTGCTACATGGAGGAGCTGCGGCACATTGACCTGGTGGAGGGAGACGAGGGCAGGATGTGCATCAACACAGAGTGGGGGGCGTTCGGGGACGACGGGTCCCTGGAGGACCTCCGTACAGAGTTTGACCGGGAGATCGACCGGGGCTCCCTCAACCCTGGGAAACAGCT GTTTGAGAAGATGGCCAGCGGGATGTTCATGGGAGAGCTGGTCCGCCTCATCCTGGTCAAGATGGCCAAGGAGGGCCTGCTGTTCGAGGGTCGGATAACCCCCGAGCTTCTGACGAAAGGGAAGATCGAAACTAAGCATGTTTCAGCCATTGAGAA GAGCAAGGAAGGCCTGACCAAATGCAAGGAGATCCTAACGAGGCTTGGCGTGGAGCCTTCTCAAGAGGACTGTGTTGCCGTGCAACACGTGTGCACCATCGTATCCTTCCGCTCTGCGAACCTCATCGCAGCTACACTGGGAGGTATCCTTACACGCCTGAAGGACAACAAGGGAGTCGCCCGCCTGCGCACCACTGTGGGAATAGATGGGTCGATGTACAAGATGCACCCTCA ATATGCCCGGCGTCTCCACAAGACGGTGCGGCGTTTGGTGCCCGACTCTGACGTCCGTTTCCTGCTGTCCGAGAGCGGAAGTGCCAAGGGTGCTGCCATGGTGACGGCGGTGGCGTACCGTCTGGCCGACCAGACGCGCCAGATCGCCCAGACACTGGCCGAGTTCCGTCTGAGCAAAGCCCAGCTGCTGGAGGTGAAGAAGAGGATGAGGACGGAGATTGAGAATGGCCTGGGGAAGAAGACACACGACTCGGCCACCGTCAAGATGCTGCCCACCTACGTGCGCAGCACGCCTGACGGAACAG AAAATGGGGATTTCCTGGCTCTGGATCTGGGAGGGACAAACTTCCGGGTGCTGCTGGTTAAGATCCGTAGTGGGAAAAGGCGTACAGTGGAGATGCACAACAAAATCTACGCCATTCCCATCGAGGTCATGCAGGGCACGGGAGAGGAG CTCTTTGACCACATTGTGTACTGCATCTCTGACTTCCTGGACTACATGGGCATGAAGAGCGCCCGTCTGCCTCTGGGCTTCACCTTTTCCTTCCCCTGCCACCAGAAGAGCCTGGATGCG GGTATCCTCGTGAACTGGACCAAAGGCTTCAAATGCACAGACTGTGAGGGTGAAGACGTGGTGGAGCTTCTCCGGGAGGGCATCAAGAGGAaagag gagTTTGACCTGGATGTGGTAGCTGTGGTGAACGACACTGTTGGAACAATGATGACATGTGCATATGAAGAGCCCAACTGTGAGGTTGGACTTATTGCAG GGACGGGCAGTAACGCTTGTTACATGGAGGAGATGAGGAATATAGAGacggtggaggggaacgagggaCGCATGTGCGTCAACATGGAGTGGGGCGCATTCGGGGACAATGGGTGCCTGGATGATATCAGGACGCAGTATGACCGCGCCGTGGACGAGAACTCACTCAACGAGGGCAAACAGAG GTATGAGAAGATGTGCAGTGGCATGTACCTGGGAGAAATTGTGAGGAACATCCTGATTGACCTGACCAAGCGTGGCTTCCTGTTCCGTGGAAAGATCTCTGAGACGCTGAAGACCAGAGGCATCTTTGAGACCAAGTTCCTGTCCCAGATAGAGAG CGATCGCCTGGCCTTACTGCAGGTCAGGGCCATCCTACAGCAGCTGGGTCTGGACAGCACATGTGACGACAGTATCATCGTCAAGGAGGTGTGCAGCACTGTGTCCCGCCGCGCGGCTCAGATCTGCGGAGCCGGAATGGCCGGCGTGGTGGACAAGATTCGCGAGAACAGAGGGCTGGACCACCTGGACGTCACTGTGGGGGTGGACGGAACACTCTACAAACTGCACCCACA cTTTTCCCTGATCTTCCACCAGACAGTGAAGGAGCTTGCCCCCAAGTGTAATGTCAACTTCCTGTTGTCGGAGGATGGGAGCGGAAAGGGTGCAGCCCTCATCACAGCCGTGGGCTGTCGCCAGAGAGCGCAAGAGGCGCAGCAAGTGTAA
- the LOC123486570 gene encoding zinc finger and BTB domain-containing protein 20-like has translation MAAGTETVHYIHLHNSSQSVLEALRTQRREGLFCDVTVRIHDASLRAHACVLAAGSPFFQDKLLLGHSEISVPPLVPAETVKQLVDFMYSGSLVVVQSQALCILTAASILQIKTVIDECTQIISQRKVAAAAAAAASGGCGGGGGGGMTGGVLPKQEERGGGKGRESGSGCIGGGGRVSVGGGYQSFSNFALGDCGASNMVTGLGGANLSVNVSESGPGGALEQANQVGLMALADMGSPGALCGADGLSSGAGGVLMKNSSCTQDVRYKLRDLLAATANGANAGSSGNLSVGCSSGVSSVDSIGQDRIRSNAADLSEELVGMDRYCEEEEMDGHHRGRDVDRDRGAGGHSRKQRQPLRLQVLVGEEVVVKDEGVQEPDGGVFGLEEGRRVEGQEGTQGSMATFGQEGVFYDEPGVFSPEAFWPQNETAQAMSFNPRGGGNKPLSPPTSTQSINNQLLFQYPVSQSQPSASFFVGGPMVIDSMAGTEPSQQAPPPAPMTPVLSTCGTPGPSPSSQGSETSFDCTHCGKSLRSRKNYSKHMFIHSGQKPHQCSICWRSFSLRDYLLKHMVVHTGVRAFQCSVCGKRFTQKSSLNVHMRTHRAERTFQCTVCHRAFTHRTLLERHALQHAHHGATQGQGQGQGLQQTPKHSPPALAGPSGMRGSPGMGGTMANMPSHRPPS, from the exons ATGGCTGCGGGCACAGAGACTGTGCACTACATCCACCTGCACAACTCCAGCCAGTCTGTTCTGGAGGCTTTACGGACGCAGCGGCGTGAAGGCCTCTTCTGCGACGTGACGGTGCGCATCCACGACGCCTCGCTGCGTGCCCATGCCTGCGTGCTGGCCGCTGGCAGCCCTTTCTTCCAGGACAAGCTGCTGCTTGGCCACTCGGAGATCTCGGTGCCGCCGCTTGTCCCCGCTGAGACGGTGAAGCAGCTGGTGGACTTTATGTACAGCGGCTCGCTGGTGGTGGTGCAGTCGCAGGCCCTCTGCATCCTCACCGCCGCCAGCATCCTGCAGATTAAGACAGTCATTGACGAGTGCACCCAGATCATATCCCAGAGGAAGGTGGCTGCTGCGGCGGCAGCCGCAGCAAGTGGAGGTtgcggtggaggaggaggaggggggatgacaGGTGGGGTCCTGCCCAAGCAGGAGGAGCGGGGAGGGGGTAAAGGGAGGGAGAGCGGTAGTGGTTGTATTGGTGGTGGTGGCAGAGTCAGCGTTGGTGGGGGTTACCAGAGCTTCTCGAACTTCGCCTTGGGGGACTGCGGGGCGAGCAACATGGTCACAGGCCTGGGCGGAGCTAACTTGAGCGTTAATGTTAGCGAGAGCGGCCCAGGAGGCGCCCTGGAGCAGGCTAACCAGGTGGGGCTGATGGCTCTAGCTGACATGGGCAGCCCCGGGGCCCTGTGTGGGGCCGACGGGCTGAGCTCAGGGGCCGGCGGAGTCCTAATGAAGAACTCAAGTTGCACTCAGGACGTGAGGTACAAGCTGAGGGACCTGCTAGCGGCGACCGCTAACGGCGCCAATGCTGGAAGCTCAGGAAATCTCTCGGTCGGCTGCAGCTCTGGTGTCAGCAGCGTGGACAGCATTGGCCAGGACCGTATCCGCAGCAACGCGGCAGACCTCTCGGAGGAGCTCGTGGGGATGGACAGATACtgcgaggaggaggagatggatggaCATCACAGAGGGAGAGACGTGGACAGGGACAGAGGGGCAGGAGGACACAGCCGCAAGCAGAGGCAGCCGCTCAGGCTTCAG GTTCTTGTAGGAGAGGAAGTGGTGGTGAAGGATGAAGGAGTGCAGGAGCCGGATGGAGGGGTCTTCGGCTTGGAGGAGGGAAGACGAGTTGAAGGGCAGGAGGGCACACAGGGATCCATGGCAACCTTCGGCCAG GAGGGTGTGTTCTATGATGAGCCTGGAGTTTTCTCCCCCGAGGCTTTCTGGCCCCAGAATGAGACGGCTCAGGCCATGTCCTTCAACCCCAGAGGAGGAGGAAACAAGCCACTGTCTCCCCCTACCTCCACACAGtccatcaacaaccag CTACTTTTTCAGTACCCAGTCAGCCAATCACAGCCATCAGCCTCATTCTTTGTGGGCGGGCCGATGGTGATTGACAGCATGGCAGGAACGGAGCCCAGCCAACAGGCTCCGCCCCCGGCACCAATGACCCCTGTTTTGTCAACCTGTGGAACGCCAggcccctccccttcctcccaggGATCTGAGACGTCATTCGACTGCACTCACTGTGGGAAATCGTTACGTTCCAGGAAGAACTACAGCAAGCACATGTTCATACACTCCG GTCAAAAGCCTCATCAGTGCAGTATCTGCTGGCGCTCTTTCTCCCTGCGCGACTACCTCCTCAAGCACATGGTGGTGCACACGGGCGTGCGCGCCTTCCAGTGCTCCGTGTGCGGCAAGCGCTTCACACAGAAGAGCTCACTCAACGTGCACATGCGCACGCACCGGGCCGAGCGCACCTTCCAGTGCACCGTGTGCCACCGGGCCTTCACCCACCGCACCCTGCTGGAGCGCCACGCACTGCAACACGCCCACCACGGGGCCACCCAGGGCCAAGGGCAGGGACAGGGCCTCCAGCAGACCCCCAAACACAGCCCTCCAGCCCTGGCAGGGCCCTCGGGCATGCGCGGCTCACCTGGGATGGGCGGCACCATGGCCAACATGCCCAGTCACAGGCCACCCTCCTAG
- the LOC121561290 gene encoding hexokinase-1-like isoform X1 encodes MIAAQLLAYYFTELKDDQVKKIDKYLYSMRFSDETLHDIKCRFRRELENGLGRDTNTTATVKMLPTFVRSIPDGSEKGDFLALDLGGSNFRILRVKVTQDKKQPVQMESLVYETPEDIIHGSGTQLFDHVAECLGDFMEKQKIKDKKLPVGFTFSFPCAQTKLDEAVLVTWTKKFKVSGVEGMDVVKLLNKAIKKRGDYEADIMAVVNDTTGTMMTCGFDDQRCEVGIIIGTGTNACYMEELRHIDLVEGDEGRMCINTEWGAFGDDGSLEDLRTEFDREIDRGSLNPGKQLFEKMASGMFMGELVRLILVKMAKEGLLFEGRITPELLTKGKIETKHVSAIEKSKEGLTKCKEILTRLGVEPSQEDCVAVQHVCTIVSFRSANLIAATLGGILTRLKDNKGVARLRTTVGIDGSMYKMHPQYARRLHKTVRRLVPDSDVRFLLSESGSAKGAAMVTAVAYRLADQTRQIAQTLAEFRLSKAQLLEVKKRMRTEIENGLGKKTHDSATVKMLPTYVRSTPDGTENGDFLALDLGGTNFRVLLVKIRSGKRRTVEMHNKIYAIPIEVMQGTGEELFDHIVYCISDFLDYMGMKSARLPLGFTFSFPCHQKSLDAGILVNWTKGFKCTDCEGEDVVELLREGIKRKEMEDGEFDLDVVAVVNDTVGTMMTCAYEEPNCEVGLIAGTGSNACYMEEMRNIETVEGNEGRMCVNMEWGAFGDNGCLDDIRTQYDRAVDENSLNEGKQRYEKMCSGMYLGEIVRNILIDLTKRGFLFRGKISETLKTRGIFETKFLSQIESDRLALLQVRAILQQLGLDSTCDDSIIVKEVCSTVSRRAAQICGAGMAGVVDKIRENRGLDHLDVTVGVDGTLYKLHPHFSLIFHQTVKELAPKCNVNFLLSEDGSGKGAALITAVGCRQRAQEAQQV; translated from the exons AAAAGGGAGATTTCTTAGCTCTGGATCTGGGCGGCTCCAACTTCCGTATCCTGCGCGTGAAGGTGACACAAGACAAGAAGCAGCCGGTTCAGATGGAGAGCCTGGTCTACGAGACCCCTGAGGACATTATCCATGGGAGTGGGACGCAG CTCTTTGACCATGTCGCAGAATGCCTCGGTGACTTCATGGAGAAGCAAAAGATCAAGGATAAAAAACTCCCTGTAGGATTCACATTCTCCTTCCCATGTGCCCAAACCAAACTGGACGAG GCCGTCTTAGTGACTTGGACAAAGAAGTTCAAAGTGAGTGGTGTAGAAGGCATGGATGTCGTGAAGCTTCTGAACAAGGCCATCAAGAAACGAGGG GACTATGAAGCTGACATCATGGCAGTGGTCAATGACACAACCGGAACGATGATGACCTGTGGGTTCGACGATCAACGATGTGAAGTTGGCATCATCATAG GTACTGGTACTAATGCCTGCTACATGGAGGAGCTGCGGCACATTGACCTGGTGGAGGGAGACGAGGGCAGGATGTGCATCAACACAGAGTGGGGGGCGTTCGGGGACGACGGGTCCCTGGAGGACCTCCGTACAGAGTTTGACCGGGAGATCGACCGGGGCTCCCTCAACCCTGGGAAACAGCT GTTTGAGAAGATGGCCAGCGGGATGTTCATGGGAGAGCTGGTCCGCCTCATCCTGGTCAAGATGGCCAAGGAGGGCCTGCTGTTCGAGGGTCGGATAACCCCCGAGCTTCTGACGAAAGGGAAGATCGAAACTAAGCATGTTTCAGCCATTGAGAA GAGCAAGGAAGGCCTGACCAAATGCAAGGAGATCCTAACGAGGCTTGGCGTGGAGCCTTCTCAAGAGGACTGTGTTGCCGTGCAACACGTGTGCACCATCGTATCCTTCCGCTCTGCGAACCTCATCGCAGCTACACTGGGAGGTATCCTTACACGCCTGAAGGACAACAAGGGAGTCGCCCGCCTGCGCACCACTGTGGGAATAGATGGGTCGATGTACAAGATGCACCCTCA ATATGCCCGGCGTCTCCACAAGACGGTGCGGCGTTTGGTGCCCGACTCTGACGTCCGTTTCCTGCTGTCCGAGAGCGGAAGTGCCAAGGGTGCTGCCATGGTGACGGCGGTGGCGTACCGTCTGGCCGACCAGACGCGCCAGATCGCCCAGACACTGGCCGAGTTCCGTCTGAGCAAAGCCCAGCTGCTGGAGGTGAAGAAGAGGATGAGGACGGAGATTGAGAATGGCCTGGGGAAGAAGACACACGACTCGGCCACCGTCAAGATGCTGCCCACCTACGTGCGCAGCACGCCTGACGGAACAG AAAATGGGGATTTCCTGGCTCTGGATCTGGGAGGGACAAACTTCCGGGTGCTGCTGGTTAAGATCCGTAGTGGGAAAAGGCGTACAGTGGAGATGCACAACAAAATCTACGCCATTCCCATCGAGGTCATGCAGGGCACGGGAGAGGAG CTCTTTGACCACATTGTGTACTGCATCTCTGACTTCCTGGACTACATGGGCATGAAGAGCGCCCGTCTGCCTCTGGGCTTCACCTTTTCCTTCCCCTGCCACCAGAAGAGCCTGGATGCG GGTATCCTCGTGAACTGGACCAAAGGCTTCAAATGCACAGACTGTGAGGGTGAAGACGTGGTGGAGCTTCTCCGGGAGGGCATCAAGAGGAaagag ATGGAGGATGGA gagTTTGACCTGGATGTGGTAGCTGTGGTGAACGACACTGTTGGAACAATGATGACATGTGCATATGAAGAGCCCAACTGTGAGGTTGGACTTATTGCAG GGACGGGCAGTAACGCTTGTTACATGGAGGAGATGAGGAATATAGAGacggtggaggggaacgagggaCGCATGTGCGTCAACATGGAGTGGGGCGCATTCGGGGACAATGGGTGCCTGGATGATATCAGGACGCAGTATGACCGCGCCGTGGACGAGAACTCACTCAACGAGGGCAAACAGAG GTATGAGAAGATGTGCAGTGGCATGTACCTGGGAGAAATTGTGAGGAACATCCTGATTGACCTGACCAAGCGTGGCTTCCTGTTCCGTGGAAAGATCTCTGAGACGCTGAAGACCAGAGGCATCTTTGAGACCAAGTTCCTGTCCCAGATAGAGAG CGATCGCCTGGCCTTACTGCAGGTCAGGGCCATCCTACAGCAGCTGGGTCTGGACAGCACATGTGACGACAGTATCATCGTCAAGGAGGTGTGCAGCACTGTGTCCCGCCGCGCGGCTCAGATCTGCGGAGCCGGAATGGCCGGCGTGGTGGACAAGATTCGCGAGAACAGAGGGCTGGACCACCTGGACGTCACTGTGGGGGTGGACGGAACACTCTACAAACTGCACCCACA cTTTTCCCTGATCTTCCACCAGACAGTGAAGGAGCTTGCCCCCAAGTGTAATGTCAACTTCCTGTTGTCGGAGGATGGGAGCGGAAAGGGTGCAGCCCTCATCACAGCCGTGGGCTGTCGCCAGAGAGCGCAAGAGGCGCAGCAAGTGTAA